In one window of Rhizobium sp. ACO-34A DNA:
- a CDS encoding diacylglycerol kinase — protein sequence MSNPEIVIVVAMAANNVIGRNGDMPWKLSTDLKRFKALTLGKPLVMGRKTFESVGGKPLPGRPHVIVSRGAAIDVAGVETVRSLEEAIERAGEIAVETGVGEVCVAGGGEIYRQALPLADVLHVTHVEAEIEGDTVFPDIDPAVFEKVQETPVPAGEKDNYPTRYTIYRRRPAA from the coding sequence ATGTCCAATCCCGAAATTGTGATCGTGGTGGCGATGGCGGCAAACAACGTGATCGGCCGCAATGGCGACATGCCGTGGAAGCTGTCGACCGACCTCAAGCGGTTCAAGGCACTGACGCTAGGCAAGCCGCTGGTGATGGGGCGCAAGACCTTCGAATCCGTCGGTGGCAAGCCGCTGCCGGGACGTCCGCATGTCATCGTCAGCCGCGGGGCGGCGATAGATGTCGCTGGCGTCGAGACTGTTCGCAGTCTGGAGGAAGCCATTGAACGTGCAGGGGAAATCGCTGTAGAGACGGGTGTCGGCGAGGTCTGCGTCGCGGGTGGCGGCGAGATCTACCGGCAGGCTTTGCCGCTTGCCGATGTCCTGCACGTTACTCATGTCGAGGCGGAGATCGAGGGCGATACCGTATTCCCGGATATAGATCCGGCGGTTTTCGAAAAAGTGCAGGAAACGCCGGTTCCCGCCGGCGAGAAGGATAATTATCCAACGCGATACACAATCTATCGACGTCGTCCTGCGGCATAA
- a CDS encoding HflK protein: MPWSNQNGGGPWGGGGGGGNNQGPWGQGPNRPRGGGGNTPPDLEDLIRRGQDRLKNVVPGGFNGGVVVVLLLVLGAFWAMQAVYTVQPDERGVELRFGKPQEEISMPGLHFHLWPLETVEIVKVTEQQQNIGAKASSSSSAGLMLSGDQNIVNVQFSVLFTVSDPKSYLFNIESPPQTLQQVAESAMREVVGRRPAQDIFRDARQEIAADVKAIIQSTMDSYGAGISINAVAIEDAAPPREVADAFDEVQRAEQDEDRFVEEANKYANQQLGQARGQAAQIREEAAAYKDRVVKEAEGEAQRFVDIYEEYSKAPDVTRKRLYLETMEQVLKNSNKVIIDEKQGVVPYLPLNELNRMGQGQTQQGGN; this comes from the coding sequence ATGCCCTGGAGCAATCAGAACGGCGGCGGCCCATGGGGCGGCGGCGGCGGTGGCGGTAACAATCAGGGACCCTGGGGGCAGGGACCAAACCGGCCGCGCGGCGGCGGTGGCAATACGCCACCCGACCTTGAGGACCTTATCCGTCGCGGGCAGGACAGGCTGAAGAACGTCGTGCCGGGAGGTTTCAACGGCGGCGTAGTGGTTGTTCTACTTCTCGTGCTCGGCGCATTCTGGGCCATGCAAGCCGTTTATACGGTGCAGCCGGACGAGCGCGGCGTGGAACTGCGCTTCGGTAAACCGCAGGAAGAGATTTCCATGCCTGGCCTGCATTTCCATCTTTGGCCGCTGGAAACCGTAGAGATCGTCAAGGTCACCGAGCAGCAGCAGAACATCGGCGCCAAGGCGTCTTCGTCCTCGAGCGCCGGCCTGATGCTTTCGGGCGATCAGAACATCGTGAACGTGCAGTTCTCCGTTCTCTTCACGGTCAGCGATCCGAAGTCCTATCTCTTCAATATCGAGAGCCCGCCGCAGACGCTGCAGCAGGTCGCCGAAAGCGCCATGCGCGAAGTCGTCGGCCGTCGCCCGGCGCAGGACATCTTCCGCGATGCCCGTCAGGAAATCGCGGCAGATGTGAAGGCGATCATTCAGAGCACGATGGATAGCTACGGCGCCGGTATTTCGATCAACGCTGTTGCCATCGAGGATGCCGCTCCGCCGCGTGAAGTGGCCGACGCCTTCGATGAAGTGCAGCGTGCCGAACAGGACGAAGATCGTTTCGTCGAGGAAGCGAACAAGTATGCCAACCAGCAGCTTGGTCAGGCTCGCGGTCAGGCCGCGCAGATCCGAGAAGAGGCGGCCGCCTACAAGGACCGTGTCGTCAAGGAAGCCGAGGGTGAAGCCCAGCGCTTCGTCGACATCTACGAGGAATACAGCAAGGCGCCCGACGTTACCCGCAAGCGCCTCTATCTTGAAACCATGGAGCAGGTTCTGAAGAACTCCAACAAGGTCATCATCGACGAGAAGCAGGGCGTCGTGCCTTATCTGCCGCTCAACGAGCTCAATCGGATGGGCCAGGGCCAGACCCAGCAGGGAGGCAATTGA
- a CDS encoding DUF2065 domain-containing protein, producing the protein MSDFLTGVAFFLIIEGLVYALAPRLLVRMAKLLPDIPEGQLRLSGLVAIAFGVALVWLIRG; encoded by the coding sequence ATGTCGGATTTTCTGACAGGCGTGGCGTTCTTTCTCATCATCGAGGGGCTGGTCTATGCACTGGCCCCTCGTTTGCTTGTCAGGATGGCGAAACTGCTGCCTGATATTCCGGAGGGCCAATTGCGTCTTTCCGGTCTTGTCGCGATTGCCTTTGGCGTTGCTCTCGTCTGGCTCATTCGCGGGTGA
- a CDS encoding thymidylate synthase, with protein sequence MKQYLDLLQHVMDNGTDRGDRTGTGTRSVFGYQMRYDLGRGFPVLTTKKLHLRSIIHELLWFLKGETNIAYLHEHGVSIWDEWADENGNLGPVYGAQWRSWPTGDGGHIDQIANLVEGIRKNPNSRRHIVSAWNPAEVDDMALPPCHCLFQFYVADGRLSCQLYQRSADIFLGVPFNIASYALLTMMVAQVTDLQPGDFVHTLGDAHLYANHFEQAKQQLARTPKALPTMKINPEVRDIFSFRFEDFSLEGYEADASIKAPIAV encoded by the coding sequence ATGAAGCAGTATCTGGATCTCCTGCAGCATGTGATGGACAACGGCACGGACCGTGGCGACCGGACCGGTACCGGCACGCGTTCGGTTTTCGGCTATCAGATGCGCTACGACCTCGGTCGGGGCTTCCCGGTTCTCACGACCAAGAAGCTGCATCTGCGTTCGATTATTCACGAACTGCTGTGGTTCCTGAAGGGCGAGACCAATATCGCCTATCTGCACGAGCACGGTGTTTCCATATGGGACGAGTGGGCGGATGAGAACGGCAATCTCGGTCCGGTCTACGGCGCGCAGTGGCGCTCCTGGCCGACCGGCGACGGCGGCCATATCGACCAGATCGCCAACCTCGTCGAGGGCATCCGCAAGAACCCCAATTCGCGCCGGCATATCGTTTCCGCCTGGAACCCGGCTGAAGTGGATGACATGGCGCTGCCGCCCTGCCACTGCCTGTTCCAGTTCTACGTGGCGGATGGCAGGCTCTCCTGCCAGCTCTACCAGCGTTCCGCCGATATCTTCCTCGGCGTGCCCTTCAACATCGCTTCCTACGCCCTGCTGACGATGATGGTGGCTCAAGTGACGGATCTCCAGCCCGGCGATTTCGTGCACACGCTCGGCGACGCGCATCTTTACGCGAACCATTTCGAGCAGGCGAAACAGCAGCTTGCCCGTACGCCGAAGGCCTTGCCGACGATGAAGATCAATCCGGAGGTGCGCGACATCTTCTCGTTCCGCTTCGAGGATTTCAGCCTCGAAGGCTACGAGGCCGATGCAAGCATCAAGGCGCCGATCGCCGTCTGA
- a CDS encoding protease modulator HflC, translating to MSNRLAAVLIGLAAVLLLIYSSVFVVNERQQAIVVRFGQIKAVYKDPGLYFKLPFAFADADRVQYVEDQALRFDLDNIRVQVSGGKFYEVDAFVVYKITDARRFRETVSGDRSSAETRLTTRLDASLRRVYGLRGFESALSDARASMMQEVRDDLRADAESLGITIEDVRIRRTDLTQEVSQQTFDRMKAERLAEAELIRARGNEEGQRRRAIADRQVVELQAEAQRDSEVLRGEGDAERNRVFAEAFSRDEDFFEFYRSMRAYNGALSGNGTTMVLSPDSEFFRYFNGASGPAAAAPGAPAAANN from the coding sequence ATGTCCAATCGTCTCGCTGCTGTCCTGATCGGCCTTGCCGCCGTTCTGCTGCTCATCTACTCGTCGGTTTTCGTCGTGAACGAACGCCAGCAGGCAATCGTGGTCCGCTTCGGTCAGATCAAGGCCGTCTACAAGGACCCGGGTCTCTACTTCAAGCTGCCCTTCGCCTTTGCCGATGCCGACCGCGTCCAATACGTGGAAGATCAGGCGCTTCGCTTCGATCTGGACAACATCCGAGTTCAGGTTTCGGGTGGTAAGTTCTATGAAGTGGATGCCTTTGTGGTCTACAAGATCACCGATGCCCGCCGCTTCCGCGAAACCGTTTCGGGTGACCGCAGCTCCGCCGAAACCCGTCTGACGACTCGTCTCGATGCATCGCTGCGTCGCGTCTATGGTCTGAGGGGCTTCGAGTCGGCTCTTTCCGATGCCCGCGCTTCGATGATGCAGGAAGTTCGCGACGACCTGCGCGCCGATGCCGAATCGCTCGGCATTACCATCGAGGACGTGCGTATCCGCCGTACCGACCTGACGCAAGAAGTCTCGCAGCAGACCTTCGACCGCATGAAGGCCGAACGTCTGGCGGAAGCCGAGCTCATCCGCGCCCGCGGTAACGAAGAGGGCCAGCGCCGCCGCGCAATCGCCGACCGTCAGGTTGTCGAGCTTCAGGCGGAAGCCCAGCGCGATTCGGAAGTGCTGCGAGGCGAGGGCGATGCCGAGCGTAACCGCGTGTTCGCCGAAGCCTTCTCGCGTGACGAGGACTTCTTCGAGTTCTACCGTTCGATGCGTGCCTATAACGGGGCGCTGAGCGGTAACGGCACGACGATGGTTCTTTCGCCGGATTCCGAATTCTTCCGTTATTTCAACGGTGCTTCGGGTCCTGCAGCAGCCGCGCCGGGCGCGCCGGCAGCCGCCAACAACTGA
- a CDS encoding aryl-sulfate sulfotransferase, producing the protein MIRKHSITLRGHRTSFSLENPFMDELRVIADERDLALAALITEIDEIRDPTANLSSALRLYVLNWLKAKAQQA; encoded by the coding sequence GTGATCCGTAAGCATTCGATCACCTTGCGAGGCCATCGCACCAGCTTCTCGCTCGAAAATCCGTTCATGGACGAACTGAGAGTGATCGCCGATGAGCGCGATCTGGCGCTCGCGGCCCTGATCACGGAGATCGACGAAATCCGTGATCCGACAGCCAATCTTTCATCGGCACTAAGGCTGTATGTTCTGAATTGGCTGAAGGCAAAGGCTCAACAGGCCTGA